From Myxococcota bacterium, one genomic window encodes:
- a CDS encoding type II secretion system F family protein, whose protein sequence is MALYRYKARNNAGVLITGEISASGLDEIRHELNAQALYLVSAAPATGFWDMFERHNPKELVFFSQQFEALFSAGLPAIAIISSIEKTSKSKGFKKALVVIRDSISKGKSISEAFAEHPKYFNEIFVAMVRAAEGGMGLAQAMNKAAKVLDHEYEKSTRLRVSTWYSKLVLLCCLAIIIYVSIYIFPDFKSFIKDAQRPIQFHWITGFYMALGDFLINQYLMAFLIVALAAIAYIYFKTTALGRYWLGWLRLNIPIIGPINSFSANAIFAHVLGALYAVGVPLTDALLYTANAVSNPYMAKQVHDLRGELLLGESFSNVIDTKTTFLPALKGALVIGEESGNLSGLLLSTAKVYDFQSDQMTELFTKKMQGYSSVLIALIVFSIAMGIYLAFGILYQST, encoded by the coding sequence ATGGCACTTTATCGCTACAAAGCCAGAAACAATGCGGGCGTGCTTATCACCGGTGAAATTTCTGCCTCAGGCTTAGATGAGATTAGACACGAGCTTAACGCGCAAGCGCTCTATTTGGTGTCAGCCGCGCCTGCCACGGGCTTTTGGGATATGTTTGAAAGGCACAACCCCAAAGAGCTGGTCTTTTTTTCTCAGCAATTCGAAGCACTATTCTCAGCTGGGCTGCCTGCCATTGCCATTATCAGTTCCATCGAAAAAACCTCTAAATCGAAAGGCTTTAAAAAAGCTTTGGTCGTTATCAGAGACAGCATTTCCAAAGGCAAAAGCATTTCAGAAGCCTTTGCAGAGCATCCTAAATATTTTAACGAAATCTTTGTCGCCATGGTACGCGCTGCAGAAGGCGGCATGGGCCTTGCACAAGCCATGAATAAAGCGGCCAAAGTATTAGACCACGAGTACGAAAAAAGCACGCGCTTGAGGGTATCCACTTGGTACTCCAAGTTGGTCTTATTGTGCTGCCTAGCGATTATTATTTACGTATCAATTTATATCTTTCCCGATTTTAAATCATTTATCAAAGATGCGCAAAGACCGATACAGTTCCATTGGATAACGGGTTTCTACATGGCGTTAGGCGATTTCTTAATCAACCAATATCTAATGGCTTTTCTAATCGTTGCGCTCGCAGCAATTGCTTATATCTATTTCAAAACCACTGCCTTAGGCCGGTACTGGCTGGGATGGTTGAGGCTTAACATACCCATCATTGGCCCCATCAATAGCTTCAGCGCCAATGCCATCTTCGCCCACGTGTTAGGCGCATTATATGCCGTAGGCGTTCCCCTAACCGACGCGCTGCTGTATACAGCCAACGCTGTGTCAAACCCCTACATGGCTAAGCAAGTTCATGACCTAAGGGGAGAATTACTTCTAGGCGAATCATTCAGCAATGTGATCGATACGAAGACAACTTTCCTTCCCGCCCTAAAAGGGGCGCTGGTTATCGGTGAAGAATCAGGAAATTTATCAGGGCTACTGCTAAGCACAGCCAAGGTCTATGATTTTCAAAGTGATCAAATGACCGAGCTGTTTACGAAAAAGATGCAAGGCTATTCGAGCGTGTTGATAGCCCTCATTGTATTCTCGATTGCGATGGGAATTTATCTGGCTTTCGGCATTTTGTATCAATCGACTTAA